The following is a genomic window from Daphnia magna isolate NIES linkage group LG4, ASM2063170v1.1, whole genome shotgun sequence.
TTCGTTATAGTTGGCTGATTGTAACATACCCATTATTTGAAACGTGGAATTGTATGTTGCATTGGTGGATTGCAGATTATCTTCAGTGAGGAAGCATGATTCTAATAGATATTGATCCTAGTTTTGTAAAGGTCACATTGAATTGTTATCGGATTTAGATCGTTTGACGACCAAGGTCACAAAAATCGAAATAGTGAAAAAAGCAGACCTAGGAACAAAAACAAGGGTAACGGTAAATTTCTAATGACAAAGCGAGTGATATTATACCGTAAAGTCTGGTGCATAGACGTTGTGTCCAACGACGATTACATTCGACGCTTCACTGCTGGGATAACGTATTGGTGTTCAAAACGAAACTGTTGTAAGCGTTCATCTCGAGATATATAAGTCACTCGAAATTCCAACACACAAGAATAACTTTAAAGGAAGAACCAACGAAAGTATTAGATGGTATCGTCAGAAAATAGAAAGTCTAATAGATGCTTCTTGTTACCACTTGATTTGGCGCCACCAAACAATCACCCAGGGCTTCCATTCCTGCTGTAATGACGTCAGCTTTGTCAAGACTCGTTATTACGAGTTTACGACCAACTGCCAAATTCTTCCTTACTTTCCCAGCAGATTAAAGGTAAAAGGTAAGCCATCAAGGACCCCGTTGACCTCAACTATACACTTGATATAATCTAATAAGTAATAACTGCCCGAGTGGTCAACTTAAGTCCTGATTACATACTGTAGTGGCAGCAGTGTCAAGGTCTGCCATTACGCATAAAAccgtcatttgttttttttatatttattgttattatttttttacttatcAATAACTTTTtctgtttagttttttctgCGTAAATAAGCTGTAAACATGACCAAGGACACTAAGTAAAgttaaaacaaacaacgatTCTTGGCCTATTTGAGCCACTCAATGTTACTTACATCCAGTCATACAATTTTCACGCtttgaaattaaattaatttactGTTTTTGCAGTTACGCCGTTTTCGAATTTGCAATACATGAACGTAACTAGTCATATTTTCCGAAACGTGATCTTCAATAGTACTTTTTAATGGGAGTAGATCTTCTTTGTTGCATCCTGTTTGTTCATAGACTCAATTGTTTACTAACAGCCTTTGATACCTGAGACAGAAAAGTGATGCCATTACTGGAAAGCACAGTGAGTCAACCAAAGGATGTTTCACAAGATAGTGGACAACATGTAAGTTCTCAATATTGGTGGTGTTACATTAATCATCAACTTTATGCTTAAGTTAATCTGAATGATAATCTCAAAGTGGTTCTGATTGCAGATAAGTGATATTTCACCAAGCAGATTGCACAAATCCATGTCAGGTTCAATCGTGATTTTAAGTGTCCTAACATTCTTTTTCAACTAATGTCATTGCCATTCAGTTTGATTTGATCACAATGATCTTATTAGGAGAAGTATCTCTGGTTTAGCGTTTGTTGGTGCACATAAACATTAAACAAACATTCAAAAGACCTGAACTAACCAGTGTTCACCAATTTCGCCAACGCACAGGCGTTTCAGATATTTGGCTATTTGATTGTGCAGCGTCTCTTAGAACCAGCCCTTTCTGAATTCGGATGACCCTCAAAATAACAGAGGACCTATGGCGCGTCTTGTCGGTTTCTTCAGTTACCTTTAGGTCTCGGTACACATCCATTCCAAGAACTTAATTCAGCGAGGCATTAATCCTACACATATGTCCTCCTTTTGGTGCGATGGGCTGGCCAACATGACGAGATAACCATCGAATGGGCAAACTTTCCAGAAAAATCGATGTATGTGGAACGTGGATGCCGACGAGAGCCAGAGGACATACAAATTGGTTGGCCCAATAATTACAGAAATTTCTAGAAGAGTGTCAGGGGACATTCAAGAGCGATGTCTTTCCAAAAGGCGTCGTCTTTGGTTGTCTGTCCTTGCACAGGTGACATCTCTACGATACAAATAAATCTGAAATTCGTAAGAGcgtaatttgaaaaaaaactcaacGACATGCAGAGTAACTTTAATTTATTACAATAACTTTGTATTCTCTTAACTATTACTAAAATCTTTTATTGTAGAAATGGACGGTGAACTACGCACGGAAGATCTACCCGGAAAAATGTTGAAAGATGACCATAATAGGAGAACTACACTGACAGAAGTCGTCGTTCAACTAAAACCCATAAACAACGTGGTATGCAAGTTTTATGCAATTCGAGCAATCACCTGAATAACTGTCTATTTATTCTTAGgttgctgaaaaagaagcagaATTGCGTCAATTATGTGCTACTGAATTTTCGCCTGCTTTAATCAAAAACATCAAAGACTTAATTCACCTCGGAATCGACGTGAATGCAaatggagaagaagaaaggaacGCGATGCATTATTTGTGCGAATACAATTCAAGTTCCAACCTAATCGACGCTATGAAACTGTTGGTCGAAGCCGGAATCGACGTTAACGCAAAGGAAAAGGACGGATGGAGTGCGCTCCATTTTTTATGTGAAAACAATTCAAGTTCAAACTTGATCGGCGCAATCGAACTCTTGATCCAATCcggaatcgacgtgaacgCAACAGACatggatggatggaatgcgcttcattTTCTATGTCGTTTTCATTCAAGCTCAGACTTGATCACAGCAATTGAAATCTTAATCAAAAACGGAATCGACGTAAACGCCAACGACAACAAAGGGtggaatgcgctccattttttgtgtcgACACAATTTAAGCTCAACCTTAACCGACGCAGTTAAGATCTTAATTCAACATGGGATCAATGTGAACACGAAGaccaacaatggatcgaaTGCGCTCCATTATCTTTGCCGAAATAATTCAAGCTCGAACTTGATCGACGTCATTCGGATCCTAATCCAAAAGGGAATACGCGTCAAATGCAATGGCCACGATGCACGATCTATATTACGCGGACGTCATGGAATATGCAACCTGGACGGAATCGTGAAAATCCTGAACGTAGCAGCTCGTGGACAAGGTTAAGGCAACAATGATTAAACGCTCTTTCCGAACTTGAACGGTAAGTTAACCAAAACGTATCCGTAGGTAGactaaatttgtttttcctattATTTGTACTGTTGGCTGCAATCATTATATCTTTAAGGAGAAACAATGTAGTTAGGGTAAAAGCTCAAATAAATCATGTTGAATAATACATAGATTTACCTTTCGTGAGACTGGAACTTGTAATGCCTTGCTCAGGAAATAAGTGTGTAAGCAATAGAGGATTCACAACATATTGATTGTAATTAAGTTGCACGTATTTGATCAACAGCAAATTTGTCCTGCATCCACCACAGTATGGACGAAATCAAACCACGGATACTTTACCTGAATTTCCAACTTACCtctgtatttctttttatttaaaaatcccGTTCACGTCTCAGAAATGATCAAATCTCTTAAAGAGATACCAAACTTGTCGCCTGTTTTTCTTCAGATTTATCTTTCTCCGTCTTTTAAAGTTTTTCACGAGTCTCTTTCCTGAACATCTTCGCTGATAATCGCTCAACGTACTCACCACGATCCCTCTGCGGTTTCTGAGTGCCTGACTTGGCCGATTTCGGAGCTCAGACCTAAAATGACTGTGGAGAGTTCCTACCCGCTTGCAGAAATGCGGCACCGGCTTCCGTCCAAGCGCAGTGGGATGCAACCACACGAGTAGACCGGACGGCCGAGGTGTAACCACTTTCTTGTGGTTGGTTCGTCTTGTGATGATGGCAGAGAGTGTTGAGGATTGTTGAAAGTTTTTCGGTGAGACGGTGAGTCAACTTCGTTTACAGGAAGGTTTTGTCCTTTAATGAGTTGTTTCCAGTGCTAGAGGTGCGCTATACTTGGGTGATGCTTGAAGTTTGGGTTCATCTCATACTGATACAATAAATGAATTTGGTTCCAGCATTTGTGCtttgagtttttgttttcttctgcAATTGACTTACGTTGCTCGTTACGCTGCTTTTACCCGGTATTATCATCCAGAACAGATACCTGTTATAAGTATACATGATTACACATAGACTGTGGTActaaataattaaacaagaGATGAGTCATTACCTCTggcgagactcgaactcgcaatccccggcttaggaggccggtgccttatccattaggccacagaGGCTGATGATGATAATTAAAGAAGCTCAAAAGTGCA
Proteins encoded in this region:
- the LOC116920438 gene encoding putative ankyrin repeat protein RF_0381 isoform X1, which gives rise to MSFQKASSLVVCPCTEMDGELRTEDLPGKMLKDDHNRRTTLTEVVVQLKPINNVVAEKEAELRQLCATEFSPALIKNIKDLIHLGIDVNANGEEERNAMHYLCEYNSSSNLIDAMKLLVEAGIDVNAKEKDGWSALHFLCENNSSSNLIGAIELLIQSGIDVNATDMDGWNALHFLCRFHSSSDLITAIEILIKNGIDVNANDNKGWNALHFLCRHNLSSTLTDAVKILIQHGINVNTKTNNGSNALHYLCRNNSSSNLIDVIRILIQKGIRVKCNGHDARSILRGRHGICNLDGIVKILNVAARGQG
- the LOC116920438 gene encoding putative ankyrin repeat protein RF_0381 isoform X2 is translated as MQKMDGELRTEDLPGKMLKDDHNRRTTLTEVVVQLKPINNVVAEKEAELRQLCATEFSPALIKNIKDLIHLGIDVNANGEEERNAMHYLCEYNSSSNLIDAMKLLVEAGIDVNAKEKDGWSALHFLCENNSSSNLIGAIELLIQSGIDVNATDMDGWNALHFLCRFHSSSDLITAIEILIKNGIDVNANDNKGWNALHFLCRHNLSSTLTDAVKILIQHGINVNTKTNNGSNALHYLCRNNSSSNLIDVIRILIQKGIRVKCNGHDARSILRGRHGICNLDGIVKILNVAARGQG